The nucleotide sequence CAGGCGGTGCGAGGCACGGGTCAGGATGGGGGTCATGGGAGTCTCCGGATTCTTAGAACAGCACTTGCGCGCGCATGCCGATGGAACGACCCGTGTCCGGGCCCTGGAAGCTGCCGACCTTGTTGTCGGTTTCCCAGTCGACGTAGTTCAGCATCAGCCGCGCCTGGTTGTTGAGGTACCAGTTGACGCCGATGGTGGTTCGGCTGCCGTCGCCGCCATTGGGCGCATCGGTAAAGTCGTACTCGTCGGCGCGCACCGCCAGCTCGAAGGCGCCGATGCCGCCTTCGGTGACCGGCCGCAGGACCCGGGTGGTGCCCCAGAGACCGGAACGGGTCGAAAAGCCCGGCTTCTCGCCGGTGATCAGCCAGCCGGCCGAGATGGCCCAGGCATCGCGATCAATGCGGTCGGTGAGGCCGAGGAAGGTGACCGACGGTGCCGAGATACGGCGTTCGGTGTACTCGGCGAACGACCACAGGCTGCGATAGACGCCGCCCAGTTCCAGGCCATAGCCCTCGTTGCGTTCCGGGTTGGCGATGGAGCTGGACGAGACCCGCAGGTTGTCGTTGAAGTTCTGTCCGATCCGCGGCACGTTGTTGATCGAGACGACGTCATCCGCCAGCTTTTCGTAGTAGTACCAGCTGCCGAGATGGACGAAGCCGGTGCCGGTCTTCAGCGGGTTCCAGTGACCGCGCACGGTGTAGGTGATGGAATCGCTCTCATCGCCGGTGTTGTCGATCTGGTCGCCGGCGATGCTGGTGCCGAGGTGCCAGGTACGACCGAATATCTTGAGGTGGGCGCCGAGGCCGTAGTAGCCGTTGACCGAAGCGCCGACCTGCGCCACCGCATTGCGCTCCATGAAGGGGTTGCGCGACAGGGTGCCGGAGCCATCGATGCTGCGGTCCTTCAGCCGGTTGCCGAGAAAGCCTTCCATCGGCAGGCCGAGGGCGTGCCAGCGCCAACCGAGCCAGGCGTCCTTCACCGAGATGTCCTGGTCCGCGAAGTCGGCGTCGACCTTGTATCGCATGTTGCCGATGCTGCCCTGCGCGCCGAGGCGGATGGCGCGCATCTCGGTGCCGCTGATGTTGCGGTCGTCGAAGGCGGAGCCGTCGGTGGTGGAGACATCGAGGGCGACGCGGCCGCGCACATGCAGACGGTAGAAGCCGTCGGCG is from Flagellatimonas centrodinii and encodes:
- a CDS encoding porin, which encodes MNAFRTTAIAGVLGAGLLSPPVLADTAEDTLLRRLEQQSAQIEALQRRLDGLEAGQSTPTASADVEALQDEVEALQLQLTQMSLGAGASTGNTNGSTSWRRGGPEFRSADGFYRLHVRGRVALDVSTTDGSAFDDRNISGTEMRAIRLGAQGSIGNMRYKVDADFADQDISVKDAWLGWRWHALGLPMEGFLGNRLKDRSIDGSGTLSRNPFMERNAVAQVGASVNGYYGLGAHLKIFGRTWHLGTSIAGDQIDNTGDESDSITYTVRGHWNPLKTGTGFVHLGSWYYYEKLADDVVSINNVPRIGQNFNDNLRVSSSSIANPERNEGYGLELGGVYRSLWSFAEYTERRISAPSVTFLGLTDRIDRDAWAISAGWLITGEKPGFSTRSGLWGTTRVLRPVTEGGIGAFELAVRADEYDFTDAPNGGDGSRTTIGVNWYLNNQARLMLNYVDWETDNKVGSFQGPDTGRSIGMRAQVLF